From Saprospiraceae bacterium, one genomic window encodes:
- a CDS encoding class I fructose-bisphosphate aldolase has protein sequence MGQTAHLLGSQAAFYLEHQCKTIDKSHLHLPGPESVERIWTMSNRNNRVLSSLQQIFSHGRLSETGYVSILPVDQGIEHSAGASFSPNPIYFDPENIVKLAIEGGCNAVASTFGVLGAVSRKYAHRIPFIVKINHNELLTYPNKFDQIMFGGIKDAWNMGAVAVGATIYFGSDESGRQIVEVSEAFEYAHELGLATVLWCYLRNPSFKKDGKDYHNAADLTGQANHLGVTIQADIIKQKLPTLNNGYEALNMGGSSYGKLNPKMYSELSSDHPIDLCRYQVTNCYMGRSGLINSGGESKGESDFQEAVTTAVINKRAGGMGLISGRKAFQKPYSEGIKLLNAIQDVYLDKEVTLA, from the coding sequence ATGGGACAAACAGCTCATCTACTGGGAAGTCAGGCTGCCTTTTACCTGGAACATCAATGTAAAACGATTGACAAAAGCCATTTGCATTTACCCGGACCTGAAAGCGTAGAGCGCATTTGGACCATGTCCAATCGCAACAACCGGGTGCTTTCCAGCCTTCAACAGATTTTTTCTCACGGCAGATTGTCTGAGACAGGATATGTCTCTATTTTGCCTGTGGATCAAGGCATCGAACACAGTGCCGGAGCTTCCTTTTCACCCAATCCCATTTATTTTGATCCGGAAAATATTGTCAAATTGGCCATTGAAGGAGGTTGTAATGCAGTTGCGTCCACCTTTGGTGTCCTTGGAGCTGTATCCAGAAAATATGCCCATCGAATACCATTCATTGTCAAAATCAATCACAATGAATTGTTGACCTATCCCAATAAATTTGATCAAATCATGTTTGGTGGAATCAAAGATGCCTGGAACATGGGAGCAGTAGCGGTGGGCGCCACCATTTATTTTGGTTCGGATGAAAGTGGGCGACAAATCGTCGAAGTGTCGGAAGCATTTGAGTATGCCCATGAGTTGGGTCTTGCCACCGTGCTATGGTGTTATCTCAGAAATCCATCCTTTAAAAAAGATGGAAAGGATTATCACAACGCTGCTGATTTGACAGGACAAGCCAATCATCTGGGGGTGACCATACAGGCAGATATCATCAAGCAAAAGTTACCCACCCTCAACAATGGTTATGAAGCTTTGAACATGGGCGGTTCGTCTTATGGAAAATTGAACCCTAAAATGTACTCAGAACTTAGTTCAGATCATCCGATTGATCTTTGCCGATATCAGGTAACCAATTGCTATATGGGGCGATCGGGCTTGATTAATTCTGGTGGCGAATCCAAGGGAGAATCGGATTTTCAGGAAGCTGTTACCACCGCGGTGATCAACAAAAGGGCCGGTGGTATGGGACTTATTTCCGGCCGGAAAGCTTTTCAAAAACCTTATTCAGAAGGAATCAAATTGTTGAATGCCATCCAGGATGTATATCTGGACAAGGAAGTTACCCTGGCTTAA
- a CDS encoding DUF4920 domain-containing protein, which yields MKNLSILLIALFFAACKNQAPNESAPAAMASHLAVYGDSISTDGAIGVTDALGNLKTQDSVFCTVSGYVTSVCKVKGCWMVLSENPQDSTGFFVKFKDYGFFVPLEFEGTKVVVKGKAFKEVTGVDELKHYAEDEGKSQAEIDAITQPQEEMKFMADGVVVLEEKK from the coding sequence ATGAAAAACTTAAGTATATTATTAATAGCACTCTTTTTTGCAGCTTGTAAAAATCAAGCACCCAATGAATCTGCACCTGCTGCCATGGCAAGTCATTTAGCGGTCTATGGTGATTCCATTTCAACAGATGGAGCCATTGGAGTGACTGATGCTTTGGGAAATCTGAAGACCCAGGATTCCGTTTTTTGCACCGTCAGCGGCTATGTCACCAGCGTGTGTAAAGTGAAGGGATGTTGGATGGTCCTTAGCGAAAACCCGCAGGATAGCACTGGTTTTTTTGTGAAATTTAAGGATTATGGTTTTTTTGTTCCACTGGAGTTTGAAGGAACAAAAGTTGTTGTAAAGGGAAAAGCATTCAAAGAAGTTACCGGCGTGGATGAATTAAAACACTATGCTGAAGACGAGGGCAAATCACAAGCAGAAATCGATGCCATCACCCAGCCGCAGGAAGAAATGAAATTTATGGCGGACGGAGTCGTTGTATTGGAAGAAAAAAAATAA
- the purD gene encoding phosphoribosylamine--glycine ligase, with protein sequence MKILLLGSGAREHAMAYKLSQSPLTTELHIAPGNPGMTKLGMLHPMDIGHHQDILDLCRAHSMDMVICGPEAPLAEGLMDFLEIHHPKLILIGPKKQGAQLEASKAFAKQFMLRHNIPTARYRSFNHHQIEEAIEYGKSLGLPLVIKADGLAAGKGVVITQSQAESEEEIRSMLGGKFGDASTQIVLEEFLSGIEFSVFVLTNGNQYALLPTAKDYKRVGEADTGPNTGGMGSISPVAFADEVMMEKVKNKIILPTIQGLQKDGLAYQGFIFFGLIKVNNEPYVIEYNCRLGDPETESILLRLDSDLVELCLLCHQGKLENTRLKISDQHAATVFLVSGGYPGEFEKGKHIGHMPALKSNEHIFFAAVAQKDHALITSGGRVLAVSCLAEDRVSAVQKAMDLANQISFEGKYYRKDIGFDLS encoded by the coding sequence ATGAAAATTCTCCTTCTGGGATCCGGTGCCCGTGAACACGCCATGGCTTATAAACTTTCCCAAAGCCCTCTGACCACAGAACTGCACATTGCACCCGGTAATCCCGGAATGACTAAACTTGGGATGCTACACCCCATGGACATTGGACATCATCAGGACATTCTCGATTTGTGCAGAGCCCATTCCATGGATATGGTCATCTGTGGTCCCGAAGCACCTCTGGCTGAAGGACTCATGGATTTTCTGGAAATCCATCATCCGAAGCTTATACTCATCGGACCAAAAAAACAAGGAGCTCAGCTGGAAGCAAGCAAAGCATTCGCCAAACAATTTATGCTCAGGCACAACATTCCTACCGCCCGATACCGATCTTTCAATCATCATCAGATAGAAGAAGCCATCGAATACGGAAAATCCCTGGGCCTTCCACTGGTCATCAAAGCGGATGGACTGGCTGCTGGAAAAGGTGTAGTGATCACCCAAAGTCAAGCCGAATCAGAAGAGGAAATCCGCTCCATGCTCGGCGGAAAATTTGGCGATGCTTCTACTCAAATTGTACTGGAAGAATTTTTAAGTGGAATAGAATTTTCGGTATTCGTTCTTACCAATGGAAATCAATATGCATTGCTTCCCACCGCCAAAGATTACAAACGAGTGGGTGAAGCGGACACCGGACCCAATACAGGGGGAATGGGTTCCATCTCTCCGGTAGCTTTTGCCGATGAAGTCATGATGGAAAAAGTGAAAAACAAAATTATCCTGCCTACCATACAAGGTCTGCAAAAAGACGGTCTGGCGTATCAGGGATTTATTTTCTTTGGTCTGATCAAGGTAAATAATGAGCCTTATGTCATCGAATACAATTGCCGTCTGGGAGATCCTGAAACAGAATCCATCCTCCTGAGACTTGATTCTGACCTTGTAGAACTTTGTCTGCTTTGTCATCAGGGAAAACTGGAAAACACCAGGCTCAAAATTTCTGATCAACACGCAGCAACCGTCTTCCTGGTGAGCGGCGGATACCCCGGAGAATTCGAAAAAGGGAAACACATTGGCCATATGCCCGCATTGAAATCAAACGAACATATATTCTTTGCAGCTGTCGCTCAAAAAGACCATGCTCTCATTACTTCCGGTGGACGTGTGCTCGCAGTCAGTTGCCTGGCAGAGGACAGAGTTTCTGCCGTTCAGAAAGCAATGGATCTGGCAAATCAAATTTCATTTGAAGGCAAATATTACCGCAAAGACATCGGTTTTGATTTATCATGA
- a CDS encoding nuclear transport factor 2 family protein: MKPQNLILNLAGAILVLLSSCAKPAETPAAASIDMDALKTEIQAMEDGFAAGEKAKDAEAVAAYYSEDAVSYHKGNDPIVGRSAIKERIASRMAADSSGNQNVYKIVDLFADGDLAVEIGSWTEVAPDSTEKDKGYYLSVFKKKDGKYQCIRDMSISTTPEKK; encoded by the coding sequence ATGAAACCACAAAATCTTATTCTGAACTTGGCAGGAGCAATCCTGGTTTTATTATCTTCCTGTGCAAAACCTGCAGAAACTCCGGCAGCGGCAAGCATTGACATGGATGCATTGAAAACTGAAATTCAGGCCATGGAAGATGGATTTGCTGCAGGAGAAAAAGCAAAAGACGCGGAGGCAGTTGCTGCCTATTACAGTGAAGATGCCGTTAGTTATCACAAAGGCAATGACCCAATTGTGGGTAGAAGCGCCATCAAAGAAAGAATTGCCAGCAGAATGGCGGCTGATTCATCCGGCAATCAAAATGTTTATAAGATCGTGGATTTATTTGCGGATGGAGATTTGGCGGTAGAGATCGGTTCTTGGACAGAAGTAGCTCCTGATAGCACAGAAAAAGACAAAGGATACTATTTATCTGTTTTCAAGAAGAAAGATGGAAAATATCAATGCATTCGCGATATGAGCATCTCTACGACACCGGAAAAAAAGTAA
- a CDS encoding bifunctional UDP-N-acetylmuramoyl-tripeptide:D-alanyl-D-alanine ligase/alanine racemase, with amino-acid sequence MKSYTIHELSEILHAKQRCSGPDSLVLSKVETDSRYVTLPEKTVFFALDGIHTAGHLYIPELVQKGVAAFVTHHPIEPMDHVWILQVDDSLAALQTLAAHHRKNFNLPVIGITGSNGKTITKEWLSQLLGQQYNVCRNPKSYNSQLGVALSVMDLDSSHSIAIFEAGISQPGEMQTLSEIIAADFGIFTNIGDAHDNGFLHRHQKILEKKRLFARCKNYLYCGDYPDLHEVLQEDPAAISWGAGVHNQLQIHLHQKSESDFPSLKFNWNSQDFHFELPFKDQASIENLTHCIIAALYFGLTENEIQQTVQKLHGLRLRLEQKEGLHECVLINDSYSLDLKSLSLALRFLDQQNDNLSRSLVLSDFARRDHDTALLTELSGLIHQFKIRRVVAIGEQIAGIRSYLNPNIAFHHFNSTEHLIQQADGIGFHRECILIKGARQFALEKFFQSFSLSRHDTILEVDLASILHNVSVYKSRLKPSTRIMAVVKASAYGSGQYEIAKFLEHKGVDYLAVAYPDEGILLRQKGIRSRIMVMNTAHADFGELMEFQLEPEIFSATQIQRILDSVGGNPIEIHLKIESGMNRLGLAPEDVSTVSNLILSNPHIKIASVFSHLSASDQEEFDPFTKRQFEVFKKAFDQICDTIAYRPIAHLLNSGGISRHPELQLDMVRLGIGLYGIDHDPYISHVLERVHSLKTRISQIKTVEKEQTISYNRSGKVHRASRIAVLSMGYADGLPRIAGERKFKVLVHGSRQPLIGVVCMDMCMVDVTDIPEAIEGDEVEIFGKNNDISQLAELCDTIPYEILCGISHRVRRVFVQ; translated from the coding sequence ATGAAAAGCTATACCATTCATGAACTTAGCGAAATCCTTCACGCCAAGCAGCGATGCAGTGGTCCGGACTCATTGGTTCTTTCAAAAGTAGAAACAGATTCGAGGTATGTGACCTTACCGGAGAAAACTGTATTCTTTGCATTGGATGGAATTCATACAGCCGGACATCTCTACATTCCTGAACTGGTCCAAAAAGGCGTCGCAGCTTTTGTGACCCATCATCCAATAGAACCCATGGATCATGTATGGATTTTGCAGGTGGACGACAGCCTGGCTGCACTTCAAACATTGGCTGCTCATCACCGCAAAAATTTCAATCTACCTGTCATCGGAATCACAGGGAGCAATGGCAAAACCATCACCAAGGAATGGCTGAGCCAATTATTGGGTCAGCAATACAATGTTTGCAGAAATCCAAAGAGCTACAACAGTCAGCTGGGTGTGGCCTTGTCTGTCATGGATTTGGATTCCTCTCATTCAATTGCGATTTTTGAAGCAGGAATTTCTCAGCCGGGTGAGATGCAAACTCTGTCTGAAATCATCGCGGCGGATTTTGGTATTTTTACCAACATCGGAGACGCCCATGACAACGGCTTTCTACACCGCCATCAAAAAATTCTGGAGAAAAAAAGGCTGTTTGCGCGCTGCAAGAATTATTTGTATTGTGGAGATTATCCGGATTTACACGAAGTACTGCAAGAAGATCCAGCCGCCATCAGTTGGGGTGCCGGGGTTCACAACCAGCTTCAAATCCATCTCCATCAAAAGAGTGAATCGGATTTTCCGTCCTTGAAATTCAATTGGAACTCACAAGATTTTCATTTTGAACTTCCTTTCAAAGACCAGGCCTCCATCGAAAATCTGACACATTGCATCATCGCTGCGCTGTATTTTGGTCTGACAGAAAATGAAATTCAGCAGACCGTCCAGAAGCTGCATGGACTGCGACTCCGACTCGAACAAAAAGAAGGACTCCACGAATGTGTTTTAATCAATGACAGTTATTCACTGGACTTAAAATCACTTTCTCTGGCCTTGCGATTTCTCGATCAGCAAAACGATAATTTGTCGCGCAGTCTGGTGCTTTCTGATTTTGCCAGAAGAGATCACGACACTGCATTGCTCACTGAACTCTCCGGATTGATCCATCAATTTAAAATTCGCAGGGTCGTCGCCATTGGAGAACAAATAGCGGGAATAAGATCCTACCTGAATCCAAACATCGCGTTTCACCATTTCAACAGCACAGAGCATTTGATTCAACAAGCCGATGGCATTGGATTTCACAGAGAATGTATTTTGATTAAAGGTGCCAGACAATTTGCCCTTGAAAAGTTTTTTCAGTCCTTCTCTCTATCCAGACATGATACCATTCTCGAAGTGGACCTGGCCTCTATTCTCCACAATGTATCTGTTTACAAATCCCGTCTCAAACCAAGTACCAGAATCATGGCAGTGGTCAAGGCATCTGCTTATGGTTCGGGACAATATGAAATCGCCAAATTTCTTGAACACAAAGGAGTGGATTATCTTGCTGTAGCCTATCCCGACGAGGGGATTTTGCTCAGACAAAAAGGAATCCGCAGCAGAATCATGGTGATGAATACAGCCCATGCTGATTTTGGCGAACTAATGGAATTCCAACTCGAACCAGAGATCTTTTCAGCTACTCAGATTCAAAGAATTCTGGACTCGGTAGGCGGTAATCCCATCGAAATTCATCTCAAAATCGAAAGCGGGATGAATCGACTCGGACTTGCTCCAGAGGATGTAAGCACTGTGTCAAATTTGATCCTATCAAACCCGCACATCAAAATCGCATCCGTATTCAGTCATTTGTCTGCAAGCGATCAAGAGGAGTTTGATCCATTTACAAAACGTCAGTTTGAAGTATTTAAAAAAGCCTTTGACCAGATTTGCGATACCATAGCTTATCGACCGATTGCACACCTCTTAAACAGTGGAGGAATCAGCAGACACCCGGAACTCCAATTGGACATGGTCAGATTGGGCATTGGTTTATACGGTATCGACCATGACCCTTACATTTCCCATGTATTGGAAAGAGTTCACAGCCTCAAAACCAGAATCAGCCAAATCAAAACGGTGGAAAAAGAACAAACCATCAGCTACAATCGATCTGGCAAGGTCCATCGTGCTTCGCGTATTGCGGTCCTGAGTATGGGGTACGCTGATGGCTTACCGCGCATCGCCGGTGAAAGAAAATTTAAGGTGTTGGTCCATGGATCAAGGCAACCGTTGATCGGGGTGGTCTGCATGGACATGTGCATGGTGGATGTCACGGACATTCCTGAAGCCATCGAAGGAGATGAGGTAGAGATCTTTGGGAAAAACAACGACATCAGCCAACTTGCCGAATTGTGTGATACCATACCTTATGAAATTCTATGCGGTATTTCACATCGCGTGCGAAGGGTATTTGTACAATGA
- a CDS encoding S8/S53 family peptidase: MATTRFTNLLFFLLLILIGVSGCCDICSSCCKEPVDDPCVRPSTIAANQNICPSPKEISFSVRNFKLDPANSSERKISLKYVCNQLIIDKSDKDLVYDSILPVLKKHGYVKIKTCPCGENFELWESSDISVDPIDVVPPPPVAGTGTVRSVGVPNFYLNEDTIAISDLELPESLTGKMIECRGPDGVKIAILDSGVELDPNQFLSYLRQRPEGNWNYFNNGIPCCKSSTNQYGINMVLSSSSFGSEPDDKMGHGTAVNAVLAGRSVPNFGLTIDMKINNVAIFGTASGAGTLFDALCGLQYAIDQQSQIINMSWGLSYGNTHSDSKVILIIDKLKEQFRGIFRSNPDILFVAGAGNDSCVMGDYLFFPACLANSDSVNNLISVGALNKKEDGLAEFSNFDTSGVGRMVDFYVTGERIIAPAIPENADLISGSTRTLKYMSGTSYAAPLVSRMASILISQGLSPADVKQRLKSICGTNFYCDKIGGDLIKIDRSSLQKCLCDLR; encoded by the coding sequence ATGGCTACTACAAGATTTACAAATTTGTTGTTTTTTCTTTTATTAATCCTTATTGGGGTTTCTGGATGTTGCGACATTTGTTCAAGCTGTTGTAAGGAACCTGTAGACGATCCTTGCGTTCGACCAAGTACAATTGCGGCCAATCAAAATATCTGTCCTTCTCCAAAAGAAATCTCATTTTCAGTAAGAAATTTTAAATTAGATCCAGCAAATTCCAGCGAAAGAAAAATCTCTTTAAAATATGTTTGCAACCAATTGATTATTGATAAGAGTGATAAAGATTTGGTTTATGATAGCATTCTTCCTGTGTTGAAAAAACATGGCTATGTAAAAATAAAAACTTGTCCGTGTGGAGAAAATTTTGAATTGTGGGAAAGTTCTGATATTTCTGTTGATCCAATTGATGTAGTACCCCCACCTCCTGTTGCGGGTACAGGAACTGTTCGATCTGTTGGTGTTCCGAATTTTTATTTGAATGAAGATACCATTGCAATTTCAGATTTAGAACTTCCAGAATCGTTAACTGGTAAAATGATAGAATGTAGAGGACCTGATGGTGTAAAAATAGCAATTTTGGACTCAGGTGTTGAATTGGATCCAAATCAATTTTTAAGCTACCTGCGCCAACGTCCAGAAGGCAATTGGAATTATTTTAATAATGGAATTCCATGTTGTAAAAGCTCAACCAATCAATATGGTATAAATATGGTTTTATCGTCTAGTTCATTTGGAAGTGAACCAGACGATAAGATGGGGCATGGTACTGCAGTGAATGCGGTTTTAGCAGGAAGGTCCGTTCCAAATTTTGGACTTACTATTGATATGAAAATAAACAACGTTGCTATATTCGGGACAGCTTCAGGAGCAGGCACATTATTTGATGCCCTTTGTGGACTGCAGTATGCAATTGATCAGCAATCGCAAATAATTAACATGAGCTGGGGTCTTTCGTATGGAAATACCCATTCTGACAGTAAGGTAATATTGATTATTGATAAACTAAAAGAACAATTTCGTGGAATTTTTAGAAGCAATCCGGATATACTTTTCGTTGCAGGTGCAGGAAATGATAGTTGTGTGATGGGAGATTATTTGTTTTTCCCAGCGTGTTTGGCCAATTCCGATAGTGTCAATAATTTGATTTCAGTTGGAGCATTGAATAAAAAAGAAGATGGGCTTGCAGAGTTTTCAAATTTTGATACATCAGGAGTAGGTAGGATGGTTGATTTTTATGTAACAGGTGAGAGAATTATTGCACCTGCCATACCTGAAAATGCTGACTTGATCAGTGGTTCAACAAGAACTTTAAAATATATGTCAGGCACGTCTTATGCGGCTCCATTGGTAAGTAGGATGGCAAGTATACTGATTAGTCAGGGTTTAAGTCCGGCAGACGTCAAACAAAGGTTAAAATCTATTTGTGGTACCAATTTTTATTGTGATAAAATCGGTGGAGATCTAATTAAAATTGATAGAAGTTCGCTTCAAAAATGCCTTTGTGACCTAAGATAA